Proteins encoded together in one Ignavibacteria bacterium window:
- a CDS encoding GNAT family N-acetyltransferase: MQDRYLIMQWRNEQIYHLRQEKPLTKEEQDFYFENVVAKLFKQEQPDQILFSYLEGEKCIGYGGLVHINWKDKNAEISFIMDTSLEKDHFKIHWLKFLDLIELAAFEDLELHKLYTYAFDLRPKLYEALEECKFKKEAILKSHILYNEEFKDVIIHSKFTSKGFIRKATQYDTDVTYLWANDPKIREYSLNKEKIEYEKHKSWYLDKINSNDCLYLILQKNENAIGSIRFDFEDEGKAKINYLIEPKEFGKGYGTLILQLGVKYLMESKNDIKCVYGIVFHVNEASVKIFEKLGYEYIKIDKDIAKYQLNI, from the coding sequence ATGCAAGACAGGTATCTGATAATGCAATGGCGCAATGAGCAGATTTATCATTTAAGGCAGGAAAAGCCATTAACAAAAGAAGAGCAGGATTTTTACTTTGAAAATGTTGTTGCAAAATTATTTAAACAAGAACAGCCTGACCAGATTTTATTTTCTTATTTAGAAGGTGAAAAATGTATTGGATATGGCGGGCTTGTTCATATTAACTGGAAGGATAAGAATGCGGAGATTTCGTTCATAATGGATACATCGCTTGAAAAAGATCATTTTAAAATTCACTGGTTAAAATTTTTAGATTTAATAGAGTTGGCTGCATTTGAAGATCTTGAGCTTCACAAATTATATACTTATGCGTTTGATTTAAGACCTAAACTATACGAGGCTTTAGAAGAATGTAAATTTAAAAAAGAAGCAATTTTAAAAAGTCATATTCTTTATAATGAAGAATTTAAAGATGTTATAATCCATTCTAAGTTTACATCAAAAGGATTCATAAGAAAAGCAACACAGTATGATACTGATGTTACATATTTGTGGGCAAATGATCCAAAGATAAGGGAATATTCACTAAATAAAGAAAAAATTGAATATGAAAAACATAAGAGCTGGTATCTGGATAAAATAAATTCCAATGATTGTCTTTACTTGATTTTACAAAAGAATGAAAACGCAATTGGTTCCATAAGATTTGATTTTGAAGATGAAGGCAAAGCTAAAATAAATTATTTAATTGAGCCAAAAGAATTTGGAAAAGGATATGGCACATTAATCTTACAACTTGGAGTAAAGTATTTGATGGAAAGCAAAAATGACATAAAATGTGTCTATGGAATCGTATTTCATGTTAATGAAGCCTCAGTAAAAATTTTTGAAAAATTAGGTTACGAATATATTAAAATCGATAAAGATATAGCCAAATATCAATTAAATATTTAA
- the pseC gene encoding UDP-4-amino-4,6-dideoxy-N-acetyl-beta-L-altrosamine transaminase, giving the protein MKHIPYGRQNITDEDINAVVEVLKSDWLTQGPKIKEFESAFANYIGVKYAAAVSNGTAALHLCSMALDVKPGDKVITTPITFAASANCVRYSGGDVIFADIDPETYLLDIEKVKMLLEASPKGTYKGILPVDFSGRAVNLEKFKELGDEFNLWILEDACHAPGGYFTDSKGNKQNCGNGNFADLAIFSFHPVKHIACGEGGMVTTNNEKLYKRLLNLRTHGIQQDYSKRLYDDSDWYYEMQELGYNYRLTDIQAALGISQLTRAKEGTQRRREIAEKYYNTFKGLSFIKGQSCIIEGHAYHLYVIEVEKRKELHMHLRDNNIFAQIHYIPVHLMPYYRELGWKPGDMPHAENYYRNCISIPMYPTLTDEQQNYVITKILEFYS; this is encoded by the coding sequence ATGAAGCACATACCATACGGAAGACAAAATATAACAGATGAAGACATTAACGCTGTTGTTGAGGTGTTAAAGTCTGACTGGTTAACACAGGGACCAAAGATAAAAGAGTTCGAGTCAGCGTTTGCAAATTATATTGGAGTGAAATATGCGGCAGCAGTTTCAAATGGAACGGCTGCTTTGCATTTGTGTTCAATGGCATTGGATGTAAAGCCGGGTGATAAAGTGATTACAACACCTATTACATTTGCAGCATCAGCCAATTGCGTGAGGTATAGTGGTGGAGATGTTATTTTTGCTGATATTGACCCGGAAACATATCTATTAGATATTGAAAAAGTGAAAATGTTATTAGAAGCATCACCAAAGGGAACATATAAAGGAATTCTTCCTGTAGATTTTTCCGGAAGAGCTGTTAATTTAGAGAAATTTAAAGAGCTGGGAGACGAGTTTAATTTATGGATTTTAGAAGATGCATGTCACGCACCGGGCGGATATTTTACTGACAGCAAAGGAAACAAACAGAATTGCGGAAACGGAAATTTTGCAGATTTAGCTATATTTTCATTTCATCCTGTTAAGCATATTGCTTGCGGAGAAGGTGGAATGGTAACCACAAATAATGAAAAATTGTATAAGAGGCTGCTTAATTTAAGAACGCATGGAATACAACAGGATTACAGCAAAAGACTATATGATGATTCAGACTGGTACTATGAAATGCAAGAATTAGGTTACAATTACAGATTAACAGACATACAAGCAGCATTGGGGATAAGCCAGTTAACAAGGGCAAAGGAAGGAACACAAAGACGGAGAGAAATAGCAGAAAAATATTACAATACATTTAAGGGTTTATCATTTATCAAAGGACAGAGCTGTATTATTGAAGGACACGCTTATCATCTGTATGTTATCGAAGTAGAAAAAAGAAAAGAACTTCATATGCATTTAAGAGACAATAATATTTTTGCTCAGATACATTACATACCTGTTCATTTAATGCCTTATTACAGAGAATTAGGATGGAAACCCGGAGATATGCCGCATGCAGAGAATTATTATAGAAATTGCATCAGCATTCCAATGTATCCTACATTGACAGATGAACAACAAAACTATGTAATAACGAAAATATTAGAGTTCTATTCATAA
- a CDS encoding polysaccharide biosynthesis tyrosine autokinase: MDYLNLVLLNIIPISVILIISAVVSIFYAMSLKDQYRSTAMLKIDNPKGNILTEDLLGGEMSSYQTETFILNQIELMKSYYIRDLVANALSDSIKNFESKKEFTRLIITLEDGTRKAATQNEIRRMLSGLVKFEQPNKKVNLLLISSENPNFEEAKLITTTYSSVFEEYTKIIGRLDVTAVKNYLANEKEKKYSELNIAEATLQDFQKQTGLISVTTQAGLIINNISTYDAAKSNTEIETRAVNSSLGILNEELKKIDPEFTKYIDNQFNTSYVEGLTKKIAELEVNRDVELSTLKDEESKQRVKKLYNERIAPLKKSYDEKVVFVKDGILSKTPQDKITLTDKILESKLTLTSLNEKNKIISRILSKYENEFNQLPEKTIEYAKLERNQKSLEKLYLILEEKFQEASINERARIGNAFILDPGIENFGPVGPDRMKIILMGISIGLAIGVGFAFGRDFLDRTIKDPEQLEKQGVSMLSWIPSMEGLKDGSGEQRILIQDSKNNTAAEAFKALRTRIQYSRTKDESFKSLLITSSVPGEGKTSVSGNLAMTFALSDKKTLIIDCDFRKPKLHTLFKQERYPGLCDIFFSDFDLKDVIRTTETKNLSYISCGTLPPNPSEILGSEQMYKLLKELEMQYDVVMLDSPPFMSVTDAEILFNITDGTILVARAGKTNKDAFYKTYNKLKSINSHKLLGCVLNDFSFKKAYGYYYYNNYYYYYSYSGSGEKGKGSKKVEK, from the coding sequence ATGGACTATTTAAACTTAGTACTGCTAAACATTATTCCTATATCAGTAATACTAATTATTTCAGCGGTAGTATCCATTTTTTATGCTATGAGCCTTAAAGACCAATATCGATCAACGGCTATGTTGAAAATTGACAATCCCAAAGGAAATATACTAACCGAAGACTTATTGGGTGGTGAAATGAGTAGCTATCAAACAGAGACTTTTATTCTGAACCAGATTGAGCTTATGAAAAGTTACTATATTCGTGATCTTGTGGCAAACGCGCTTTCTGATTCTATAAAAAATTTCGAAAGCAAAAAGGAGTTTACTAGATTAATCATAACTTTGGAAGACGGCACCAGAAAAGCAGCAACACAGAATGAAATAAGAAGAATGTTAAGCGGTTTGGTAAAATTTGAGCAGCCAAATAAAAAAGTAAATTTATTATTAATTTCTTCTGAAAATCCAAATTTTGAAGAGGCAAAATTAATAACAACAACATATTCAAGTGTTTTTGAGGAGTACACAAAAATAATTGGAAGGCTTGATGTAACGGCTGTCAAAAATTACCTTGCAAACGAAAAAGAGAAGAAATATTCCGAATTGAATATAGCTGAAGCTACTCTTCAGGATTTTCAAAAACAGACAGGTTTAATTTCTGTAACTACACAGGCAGGTCTAATAATTAATAATATTTCTACTTATGATGCCGCGAAGAGCAATACCGAAATCGAAACAAGGGCAGTAAATAGTTCATTGGGGATTTTAAATGAGGAACTTAAGAAGATTGACCCGGAATTTACAAAGTATATTGATAACCAGTTTAATACATCGTATGTTGAGGGTCTTACAAAAAAGATTGCCGAGCTGGAAGTAAACAGGGATGTAGAACTTTCGACATTAAAAGATGAAGAATCAAAGCAAAGAGTTAAAAAATTGTACAATGAAAGAATTGCACCGTTAAAAAAAAGCTATGATGAAAAGGTTGTTTTTGTAAAAGACGGCATACTTTCCAAAACCCCGCAGGATAAGATAACACTAACAGATAAGATACTTGAATCAAAATTAACATTAACCTCCTTAAACGAAAAGAACAAAATAATTTCGAGAATATTGTCTAAATATGAAAACGAATTTAATCAGCTTCCCGAAAAAACTATTGAATATGCAAAACTTGAACGAAATCAAAAATCTCTCGAAAAGCTATATTTAATTCTTGAAGAAAAATTTCAGGAGGCATCAATTAACGAACGCGCAAGAATAGGAAATGCATTCATACTTGACCCGGGCATAGAAAATTTCGGACCTGTTGGACCGGATCGAATGAAAATAATTTTAATGGGTATATCAATAGGATTAGCGATTGGGGTTGGGTTTGCTTTTGGAAGGGATTTTCTCGACCGTACAATAAAAGACCCTGAACAGCTTGAAAAACAGGGAGTAAGCATGCTGTCATGGATACCGTCAATGGAAGGACTCAAGGATGGGAGCGGCGAACAGCGAATACTTATTCAGGATTCAAAGAACAACACTGCTGCAGAAGCATTTAAAGCATTAAGAACCAGAATACAATATTCCCGAACAAAAGACGAATCATTCAAATCACTGTTGATAACAAGCTCTGTTCCGGGAGAGGGAAAAACATCTGTTTCCGGTAACCTTGCTATGACATTTGCATTATCTGACAAGAAAACATTAATAATAGACTGTGACTTTCGTAAACCCAAACTTCACACATTATTTAAGCAGGAAAGATATCCCGGTTTATGCGACATATTTTTCAGTGATTTTGATTTAAAAGATGTAATAAGAACAACAGAAACAAAGAATTTAAGTTATATATCATGCGGGACGCTTCCGCCGAACCCCTCGGAAATACTTGGCTCCGAGCAAATGTACAAATTGCTTAAGGAACTCGAAATGCAATATGATGTCGTAATGCTTGACTCTCCGCCTTTTATGTCAGTAACAGATGCGGAGATACTATTCAATATTACAGACGGCACAATACTGGTTGCACGGGCAGGTAAAACAAACAAAGATGCTTTTTACAAGACATATAATAAATTAAAGAGTATTAATTCCCATAAGCTGCTTGGATGTGTTTTGAATGATTTCTCTTTCAAAAAGGCGTACGGATATTATTATTATAATAATTATTATTACTATTATTCATACAGTGGAAGCGGGGAGAAGGGGAAGGGCAGTAAGAAAGTGGAAAAGTGA
- a CDS encoding SLBB domain-containing protein: protein MKRIKIIAILMLFSGIIFAQNDTRVGEFETKKIGQNYFNYSDPDKVNIEVIVLGGVKSPGKYLVPDGTTFLDIMSLTGGLINDRIGDNIKFIRPSEKTGKLKDNKVILLKYADLYKDDAVSVVDKINPVLQPGDVIAVPLKPEMTTWETVKDVLVVITPLVSIGTLIVSILNYTK from the coding sequence GTGAAAAGAATTAAAATTATAGCAATATTGATGTTGTTTTCAGGGATTATATTTGCTCAGAACGACACTCGCGTAGGGGAGTTTGAAACTAAAAAGATCGGGCAGAATTATTTCAATTATTCAGACCCCGACAAAGTAAATATTGAAGTCATTGTACTTGGTGGAGTGAAAAGTCCGGGGAAATATTTGGTGCCGGATGGTACTACTTTTCTGGATATAATGAGTTTAACAGGCGGTCTTATTAATGACAGGATTGGAGATAATATTAAGTTTATAAGACCAAGCGAAAAGACAGGGAAATTAAAAGATAACAAAGTAATATTGCTAAAGTATGCAGATTTGTATAAAGATGATGCAGTATCAGTTGTTGACAAGATTAACCCGGTACTCCAGCCCGGGGATGTAATAGCAGTACCGCTAAAACCCGAAATGACGACTTGGGAAACAGTAAAAGATGTTCTTGTAGTAATTACACCACTGGTATCAATCGGTACTTTGATTGTATCAATCTTAAATTATACAAAATAG
- a CDS encoding NAD-dependent epimerase/dehydratase family protein encodes MAESRKKYRDKVLVTGAAGFIGYHLVERLVNEEYNVVGLDNINDYYDVNLKYARLLEKGIEKKNITENRIIKSNKYDNYRFTKIDISGKKALFKLFENEEFNYVVNLAAQPGVRYSITNPDVYVQSNLVGFANILEACRHNGIEHLVYASTSSVYGLNTKMPLSTRDNADHPISLYAATKKANELMAHTYSYLYNLPTTGLRFFTVYGPWGRPDMAIFKFAKAIVNEEEIEVYNYGKMKRDFTYIDDIIEGVIKVMTRIPKRKKKTEKIYPSNSIAPYKIYNIGNSQPVELKYFIKVLEHSMRKKAKKKYLPLQAGDVLQTNADVIDLEKEIGFKPRISLEEGISKFISWYKGYYSVER; translated from the coding sequence ATGGCGGAAAGCAGAAAGAAATATAGAGACAAAGTCCTGGTTACGGGTGCAGCGGGGTTTATAGGTTATCATTTAGTAGAGAGGCTTGTCAATGAAGAGTACAATGTTGTTGGACTTGATAATATAAATGATTATTACGATGTTAATTTAAAATACGCAAGGCTTTTAGAAAAAGGGATTGAAAAGAAGAATATTACAGAGAACAGGATAATAAAAAGTAATAAATACGATAATTACAGATTTACAAAGATAGATATATCAGGCAAAAAGGCTTTATTTAAGTTATTTGAGAATGAAGAATTTAATTATGTAGTAAATCTTGCTGCACAACCTGGGGTAAGGTATTCAATAACGAATCCTGATGTTTATGTACAGAGTAATTTAGTTGGTTTTGCAAACATTCTGGAAGCCTGCAGGCATAATGGTATTGAACATCTTGTGTATGCGAGCACATCAAGTGTTTATGGGCTCAATACAAAAATGCCTCTTTCGACGAGAGATAACGCAGATCATCCGATAAGCTTGTACGCAGCAACCAAAAAGGCAAATGAGTTAATGGCACATACATACAGTTATTTGTACAATTTACCAACGACCGGATTAAGGTTTTTTACAGTTTACGGACCATGGGGAAGACCGGATATGGCGATTTTTAAATTTGCAAAAGCTATTGTTAACGAAGAAGAAATTGAGGTCTATAACTACGGAAAAATGAAAAGAGATTTTACGTACATTGATGATATAATTGAAGGGGTGATAAAAGTTATGACAAGAATACCAAAGCGGAAAAAGAAAACAGAAAAAATTTATCCTTCAAATTCAATTGCACCTTATAAAATTTACAATATTGGGAACTCTCAGCCTGTTGAATTAAAGTATTTTATTAAGGTTTTAGAGCACAGCATGAGGAAAAAAGCTAAAAAGAAATACTTGCCATTACAAGCGGGAGATGTATTGCAGACAAATGCAGACGTTATTGACTTAGAAAAAGAGATTGGATTTAAGCCAAGAATTTCATTGGAAGAAGGTATTAGTAAATTTATTAGCTGGTACAAAGGTTATTACAGTGTTGAACGGTGA
- a CDS encoding SDR family oxidoreductase, giving the protein MHYLVTGGAGFIGSNIVEELLKRGEKVRVLDNFSTGKRENLKEFGKDVELIEGDIRSYHIVKQAVAGIDVVLHQAALPSVPRSINDPITSNEVNVGGTLNMLDASKEAGVKRFVFASSSSIYGDTPELPKHEGMTPNPLSPYAVSKLAGEKYCRVFAKVYGLHTVALRYFNVFGPRQDPNSQYSAVIPKFIKMISNDERPAIYGDGKQTRDFTYVANVVEANLLAATKECEPGLLMNAACHDQIELNYLVEQINTLLGKNVKPLYVERRKGDIEHSFANISLISKTFGWEPCVSFDQGLRKLVAQG; this is encoded by the coding sequence ATGCACTACCTAGTCACCGGCGGCGCTGGCTTCATCGGCAGCAACATCGTAGAGGAATTACTCAAACGCGGCGAAAAAGTCCGGGTTCTTGACAATTTTTCAACGGGTAAGAGGGAAAATTTGAAAGAATTCGGGAAGGATGTCGAACTTATTGAAGGGGACATCAGAAGCTACCATATCGTTAAGCAGGCGGTGGCGGGAATTGATGTAGTACTTCATCAGGCAGCATTGCCGTCTGTTCCTCGTTCAATAAATGACCCGATTACTTCAAACGAAGTGAATGTCGGCGGAACACTGAACATGCTTGATGCCTCAAAAGAAGCAGGAGTGAAAAGGTTTGTTTTTGCGTCGTCATCGTCAATTTACGGCGATACACCCGAACTGCCGAAACACGAAGGAATGACGCCGAATCCGTTATCGCCTTATGCTGTCAGCAAACTTGCAGGAGAGAAATACTGCAGAGTATTTGCGAAGGTGTACGGACTTCATACCGTTGCACTTAGATACTTCAACGTATTCGGACCAAGGCAGGACCCGAATTCCCAGTATTCCGCAGTAATCCCGAAGTTCATAAAAATGATTTCCAATGACGAAAGACCGGCTATCTACGGAGACGGCAAGCAGACAAGAGATTTTACGTATGTTGCAAACGTCGTCGAAGCAAATCTTCTTGCAGCCACAAAAGAATGCGAGCCGGGACTCTTAATGAACGCCGCCTGTCACGACCAGATAGAGCTGAACTATCTTGTTGAACAAATAAACACTTTACTTGGAAAAAATGTAAAACCCTTATATGTTGAAAGAAGAAAAGGCGACATAGAGCATTCCTTCGCGAACATTTCTTTAATCAGTAAAACCTTTGGCTGGGAACCGTGTGTTAGTTTTGATCAGGGACTTAGAAAGCTTGTAGCTCAAGGCTGA
- a CDS encoding four helix bundle protein: MEKIRTHKDLDVWKKSIDLVAEIYEITKSFPKEEIYGITNQIRRAAVSIPSNIAEGAGRNHDKEFIQFLYIAMGSSSELETQIFICKNLKYIGEEQMNTILEKLYDIRKMLSGLLKSVISKQ; the protein is encoded by the coding sequence ATGGAAAAAATAAGAACACATAAAGATCTGGATGTCTGGAAAAAAAGCATTGATTTAGTAGCCGAAATATATGAAATTACTAAAAGTTTCCCGAAAGAGGAAATTTATGGTATAACAAACCAGATAAGAAGGGCAGCAGTATCAATACCCTCAAATATCGCTGAAGGGGCAGGAAGAAATCATGATAAAGAGTTCATTCAGTTTTTGTATATAGCAATGGGAAGCAGTTCAGAGCTCGAAACGCAGATTTTTATCTGTAAGAACCTGAAATACATCGGTGAAGAACAAATGAACACAATTCTTGAAAAGTTGTATGATATCAGGAAGATGCTTTCCGGTCTTTTGAAATCAGTAATCAGTAAACAATGA
- a CDS encoding RNA-binding domain-containing protein: MNVRKINRIIKQGEGISVEFKRAKEDLPSNLFETVCAFLNRNGGSILLGIKDDKTIEGIIPEKTEKLCKDIVNLSNNPQKLSPVFLLNAEIIKYKDKTLIHIYVPISSQVHKCNSKIFDRGMDGDFEITSSEQIKNLYLNKNSLYSENTIYPFLFTSDFAEGIVDRVRKIIKIQRPEHPWNELNNDEFFRTAGLFRKDMATGLEGFTMSALLLFGKPETINSVLPHYKIDVLLRVRDIERYDDRENIRCNLIEAYDKMMNFIAKHLPDRFYLEGTQRISLRDTIFREVIVNLLIHREYTNAFPSTFTIYHNRVEVKNANKPHSYGQINLSNLEPFPKNPHIAQFFTQMGRSEELGTGIRKVYKYSKAYSGSEDIEFLEQDIFITRVPLGKRFFETKQVNDGLNDGLNDGLNDGLNDGLNDRQIQTLKLINENPGVQIKRIAEETKIPIDTLDRYIKYFVAKKLIERRGSKKAGGYYLIADKNRNP, encoded by the coding sequence TTGAATGTTAGGAAAATAAATAGGATTATAAAACAAGGAGAAGGCATCTCAGTCGAATTTAAAAGAGCGAAAGAAGACCTTCCGTCAAATTTATTTGAAACTGTATGTGCATTCCTTAATCGAAATGGGGGGTCAATTTTATTAGGCATAAAAGACGACAAAACAATAGAGGGAATAATCCCGGAAAAGACAGAAAAGTTATGTAAAGACATTGTAAACCTAAGCAATAATCCACAAAAACTTTCCCCTGTATTTCTCTTGAATGCCGAAATTATAAAATACAAAGATAAAACATTGATACATATATATGTTCCTATCTCATCGCAGGTACATAAATGTAACAGCAAAATATTTGACCGCGGAATGGATGGAGACTTTGAAATTACATCAAGTGAACAGATAAAGAACTTATATTTAAACAAAAATTCATTGTATTCTGAAAACACTATATACCCTTTTCTCTTCACTTCTGATTTCGCTGAAGGTATTGTTGACAGAGTCAGGAAAATAATCAAAATCCAACGACCTGAGCATCCATGGAACGAATTGAACAATGATGAGTTTTTCAGGACTGCCGGACTTTTTAGAAAAGATATGGCTACGGGTTTAGAAGGATTCACAATGTCAGCATTATTGCTTTTCGGGAAACCCGAAACAATAAACAGTGTTTTACCTCATTATAAAATAGACGTGCTTTTACGAGTAAGGGATATCGAGCGTTATGATGACCGTGAAAACATCCGCTGTAATTTAATAGAAGCATATGATAAAATGATGAACTTTATTGCAAAGCATTTACCCGACAGATTTTATCTTGAAGGGACACAGAGGATTTCACTTAGAGATACCATTTTCAGAGAAGTGATTGTTAATTTATTAATTCACAGGGAATACACTAATGCTTTTCCCTCAACTTTTACAATTTACCACAACAGAGTGGAAGTTAAAAATGCCAATAAACCACACAGTTATGGACAAATAAATCTTTCCAATTTAGAACCATTTCCTAAAAACCCACATATAGCGCAGTTCTTTACCCAAATGGGACGTTCAGAAGAATTGGGAACAGGGATAAGAAAAGTTTACAAATACTCTAAAGCATACTCGGGTAGCGAAGATATTGAGTTTTTAGAACAGGATATATTTATAACAAGAGTACCATTAGGGAAGCGTTTTTTTGAAACCAAACAAGTAAATGACGGATTAAATGACGGATTAAATGACGGATTAAATGACGGATTAAATGACGGATTAAATGACCGCCAAATTCAAACCCTTAAACTTATAAACGAAAATCCCGGAGTACAAATTAAACGTATAGCAGAAGAAACAAAAATACCAATTGATACTCTAGACAGATATATAAAATATTTTGTAGCAAAAAAATTAATCGAGCGGCGAGGTAGTAAAAAAGCTGGAGGATATTATCTGATAGCTGATAAGAACCGTAACCCGTAA
- a CDS encoding SDR family oxidoreductase, whose protein sequence is MHYLVTGGAGFIGSNIVEELLKRGEKVRVLDNFSTGKRENLKEFGKDVELIEGDIRSYHIVKQAVAGIDVVLHQAALPSVPRSINDPITSNEVNVGGTLNMLDASKEAGVKRFVFASSSSIYGDTPELPKHEGMTPNPLSPYAVSKLAGEKYCRVFAKVYGLHTVALRYFNVFGPRQDPNSQYSAVIPKFIKMISNDERPTIYGDGKQTRDFTYVANVVEANLLAATKECEPGLVMNAACNDQIELNYLVEQINTLLGKNIKPQYVERRKGDIEHSFANISLIEKVFSWRPSVSFDQGLALLVMRNT, encoded by the coding sequence ATGCACTACCTAGTCACCGGCGGCGCCGGCTTCATCGGCAGCAATATAGTGGAGGAATTGCTGAAACGCGGCGAAAAAGTACGCGTTCTAGATAATTTCTCAACGGGAAAAAGGGAAAACCTGAAAGAATTCGGGAAGGATGTAGAGCTGATTGAGGGGGATATAAGGAGTTATCATATTGTGAAGCAGGCAGTAGCCGGAATTGATGTTGTGCTTCATCAGGCAGCATTGCCGTCCGTGCCGAGGTCGATTAACGACCCTATAACTTCAAACGAAGTGAACGTCGGCGGAACACTGAACATGCTCGATGCCTCAAAAGAAGCAGGAGTGAAAAGGTTTGTGTTTGCGTCGTCATCGTCAATATACGGCGATACACCAGAACTGCCGAAACACGAAGGAATGACGCCGAATCCGTTATCGCCTTATGCGGTAAGCAAGCTTGCAGGAGAGAAATATTGCAGAGTATTTGCAAAGGTGTACGGACTTCATACCGTTGCACTAAGATACTTCAACGTATTCGGACCAAGGCAGGACCCGAATTCCCAGTATTCCGCAGTAATTCCGAAGTTCATAAAAATGATATCAAATGACGAAAGACCTACTATTTACGGAGACGGCAAGCAGACAAGAGATTTTACTTATGTCGCAAACGTTGTCGAAGCAAATCTTCTTGCAGCAACAAAAGAATGCGAGCCGGGACTCGTAATGAACGCCGCCTGTAACGACCAAATAGAGCTAAACTATCTCGTTGAACAAATAAACACATTACTCGGAAAGAATATAAAACCACAATACGTCGAAAGAAGAAAAGGCGACATCGAGCATTCCTTCGCCAACATTTCTCTTATTGAGAAGGTGTTTAGCTGGCGACCGAGCGTTAGTTTTGATCAGGGGTTAGCTTTGCTCGTAATGCGTAACACGTAA
- a CDS encoding four helix bundle protein → MENIKTHKDLEVWKKSIDLVSEIYEITKSFPKEEIYGLTNQIRRSAVSIPSNIAEGAGRNHDKEFIQFLYIAMGSSSELETQIFICKNLK, encoded by the coding sequence ATGGAAAACATAAAAACACACAAAGACCTGGAAGTCTGGAAAAAGAGCATTGATTTAGTATCAGAAATATATGAAATTACTAAAAGTTTTCCAAAAGAAGAAATATACGGACTAACTAATCAGATAAGAAGGTCAGCAGTATCAATACCATCTAATATCGCTGAAGGGGCAGGAAGAAATCATGATAAAGAGTTCATACAATTTTTGTATATAGCGATGGGAAGCAGTTCAGAACTTGAAACGCAGATTTTTATCTGTAAGAACCTGAAATAA
- a CDS encoding nucleotidyl transferase AbiEii/AbiGii toxin family protein codes for MHTQVFSQNQVEILPLVKQFKREYYLVGGTAIALHIGHRRSIDFDLFKHSRINHQNVIEKIERFGCEYTVTRRVTEQLNVNINNVKFTFYQYPFKISAAEKLKDILRMPNLLDLAAMKAYAMGRRSKWKDYIDIYFFLKDYFSIKQISERANELYGQLFSEKLYRAQICYFDDIDYSEPVEFLKQPVPDHEIKDFLIDKATDIFEKP; via the coding sequence ATGCACACCCAGGTGTTTAGCCAAAATCAAGTTGAAATTCTGCCGCTTGTTAAACAATTTAAAAGAGAATATTACCTTGTTGGAGGTACAGCTATTGCATTACACATCGGACACCGCAGGTCAATAGATTTTGACCTTTTCAAACACAGCAGGATCAATCATCAAAATGTTATTGAGAAAATAGAACGCTTTGGTTGTGAATATACCGTTACCAGAAGAGTAACCGAACAATTAAACGTGAATATAAACAATGTTAAATTTACATTTTATCAATACCCTTTTAAAATAAGTGCAGCCGAAAAATTGAAAGATATCCTTCGAATGCCAAATCTTTTAGACCTTGCCGCAATGAAAGCTTATGCTATGGGAAGAAGGTCGAAGTGGAAAGATTATATAGACATCTATTTCTTTCTTAAAGATTATTTTTCTATAAAACAAATTTCTGAAAGGGCTAATGAACTTTATGGACAGCTTTTTTCCGAGAAATTATATCGGGCGCAAATCTGCTATTTTGACGACATCGATTACAGTGAACCCGTCGAATTTTTAAAGCAGCCGGTACCCGACCATGAAATAAAAGATTTCCTTATTGATAAAGCAACCGACATTTTTGAAAAACCGTAA